Proteins from a genomic interval of Eisenibacter elegans DSM 3317:
- a CDS encoding HAD family hydrolase: MIKNIIFDLGGVIIDVVFERSTAAFEALNPALKDIIWRDTFQSDLFWDYEKGFISDAEFRARVIKTFQLPLLSDHDFDTAWNALLGDIPPARIKVLQQLATQYRVFLLSNTNAIHIRGVEQILQARTGIAQLPPLFERCYYSYDMGKRKPDPTIYQQVLEENGLNPAETLFLDDNLDNVHAAQGLGIATIHVPANTDEILTLPQRLPHFTT, encoded by the coding sequence ATGATAAAAAACATTATTTTTGACCTCGGCGGGGTCATCATCGATGTCGTTTTCGAACGCAGCACTGCCGCCTTTGAAGCCCTCAACCCCGCCCTGAAAGACATCATTTGGCGCGATACTTTCCAGTCCGACTTATTTTGGGACTACGAAAAGGGCTTTATCAGCGATGCCGAATTTCGGGCGCGTGTCATCAAGACTTTCCAGCTTCCCCTGCTCAGCGACCACGATTTTGACACTGCTTGGAACGCCCTACTAGGAGATATTCCGCCCGCCCGTATCAAAGTTTTGCAGCAATTGGCCACACAATACCGTGTATTCTTGCTGAGCAACACCAACGCCATCCATATCCGTGGGGTAGAGCAAATTCTCCAAGCCCGTACAGGCATTGCCCAACTTCCACCCTTGTTTGAACGTTGTTATTATTCTTACGATATGGGCAAACGCAAACCCGACCCGACCATCTACCAACAAGTACTCGAAGAAAATGGCTTAAACCCTGCCGAAACCTTGTTTTTGGACGACAACCTCGACAATGTTCACGCCGCTCAAGGTCTTGGTATTGCTACCATACACGTACCGGCCAACACCGACGAGATACTGACCTTGCCCCAACGACTGCCACATTTTACTACCTAA
- a CDS encoding site-2 protease family protein, which yields MLRLFRRYGLHLLLFCLTVLTTTLAGAEWITGRLFFVNEQHLGWSEWMTWAHFKKGLAFSIPFLTFLTVHEFGHYFTARWHKVRVTLPYYIPLWLGITATIGTAGAFIRIKSPLQSRTQLFDIGVAGPLAGFVVAFGVLVYGFWSLPEPEYIFDIHPEYAAYGLDYAPHVYQDVEGLKVGKSLLFMGLEWLLVRDPARMPNAYEIVHYPWLFAGYIGLLFTALNLMPIGQLDGGHILYGMFGQEVHQKVAPVLFTVFVLYAGLGIITPYDDNESLLTAIPIYVAFLYLIALRMFVERRNVLLWAMSVFTVQFLISFVSPTTIGYAGWLLYAFLLGRVLGIYHPPAIQDAPLSPARKALGWLSLVIFILCFSPRPFMIG from the coding sequence ATGCTCCGATTATTCCGCCGCTACGGCCTCCATCTGCTGCTTTTCTGCCTGACAGTACTCACCACCACCCTAGCCGGTGCCGAATGGATTACGGGGCGGCTCTTTTTTGTCAATGAACAGCATCTTGGCTGGAGCGAGTGGATGACTTGGGCGCACTTCAAAAAGGGTTTGGCCTTCTCCATCCCTTTTCTAACTTTCTTGACCGTACACGAGTTTGGGCATTATTTTACGGCTCGTTGGCACAAGGTACGCGTAACCCTGCCTTACTACATCCCGTTGTGGTTGGGCATCACGGCCACCATCGGCACGGCAGGCGCATTTATCCGCATCAAAAGCCCGCTACAGTCACGTACACAGCTTTTTGATATCGGTGTAGCCGGCCCGCTGGCTGGCTTTGTGGTCGCTTTTGGGGTATTGGTATATGGTTTTTGGAGCCTGCCCGAGCCGGAGTATATCTTTGACATCCATCCGGAGTATGCAGCCTACGGCTTGGACTATGCCCCGCACGTCTACCAAGATGTTGAGGGGCTCAAAGTAGGTAAGAGCCTTTTGTTTATGGGCTTAGAGTGGCTCTTGGTGCGCGACCCTGCCCGAATGCCCAACGCCTACGAGATTGTGCATTATCCTTGGTTGTTTGCCGGCTATATCGGCCTGCTTTTTACGGCGCTCAACCTGATGCCCATCGGCCAACTTGATGGGGGGCACATCCTCTATGGGATGTTTGGGCAAGAAGTCCACCAAAAAGTAGCCCCTGTCTTGTTTACTGTTTTTGTGTTGTATGCGGGCTTGGGCATTATCACGCCCTACGATGACAATGAGAGCCTGCTGACCGCCATCCCGATTTATGTGGCTTTTTTATACCTCATTGCGCTGCGGATGTTTGTAGAGCGGCGGAATGTACTACTATGGGCGATGAGTGTGTTTACAGTACAGTTTCTCATCAGCTTTGTATCACCCACCACCATCGGCTATGCCGGATGGCTACTGTATGCCTTCCTTCTGGGGCGTGTGTTGGGGATTTATCACCCCCCGGCCATCCAAGATGCGCCCCTAAGCCCAGCCCGCAAGGCTCTGGGTTGGTTGAGCTTGGTGATTTTTATCCTCTGCTTCAGTCCTAGACCTTTTATGATAGGGTAA
- a CDS encoding prolyl oligopeptidase family serine peptidase, whose protein sequence is MYTKLLRFPIIFCFLALLASCGAAHQNAGQEQRASAKFKPQTVAHQQRHFLALDSVQTLLIGGHLVDVIQPSGEVKGNIIVLPGWDFSRKDWCQKSSLCTQALARGYRLVLPEMARSVYSAEYYIETRTDWLRYPNKAWCTDSLVPALQQRYGILLPEQKNFILGLSTGGRGVALLCLALPELFTAAAALSGDFDQTKMPADNLMRGYYGEYSKFPERWKGADNPVYQADKFQTPIYLGHGKRDGIVPFQQTILFYEALRKAKPELTVVLNTPEEAGHDYDYWDAEVVPMLDFFESFLPKH, encoded by the coding sequence ATGTATACAAAACTACTCCGTTTTCCGATTATTTTTTGTTTCCTAGCACTACTGGCCTCTTGTGGAGCTGCGCATCAAAACGCTGGCCAAGAGCAGCGCGCTTCGGCCAAGTTTAAGCCACAAACAGTAGCACATCAACAACGCCACTTTCTGGCTTTGGATAGTGTACAAACACTACTGATTGGGGGGCATTTGGTAGATGTGATACAACCCTCGGGCGAAGTCAAAGGGAATATTATTGTATTGCCGGGCTGGGATTTCTCGCGGAAGGACTGGTGTCAGAAAAGCAGCCTTTGTACGCAAGCCCTAGCAAGGGGCTACCGTCTGGTATTGCCAGAGATGGCACGTAGTGTGTATTCGGCAGAGTACTATATCGAAACCCGTACTGATTGGCTGCGCTACCCCAACAAAGCTTGGTGTACGGACAGTCTAGTGCCGGCGCTCCAACAGCGTTATGGTATCTTGTTGCCCGAGCAGAAGAATTTCATCCTGGGGCTTTCGACTGGTGGGCGCGGGGTGGCGCTGTTGTGTTTGGCTTTACCCGAGCTATTTACAGCCGCTGCTGCGCTTTCGGGCGATTTTGACCAAACCAAAATGCCCGCCGATAACCTAATGCGTGGGTACTATGGCGAATACAGTAAGTTTCCCGAACGTTGGAAAGGAGCTGATAATCCTGTATATCAGGCTGATAAATTCCAAACGCCCATCTATCTTGGACATGGCAAGCGCGACGGCATCGTGCCTTTCCAACAAACAATATTGTTTTATGAAGCGCTGCGCAAGGCCAAGCCCGAGCTGACTGTCGTGCTCAATACCCCTGAGGAGGCTGGCCATGATTATGATTACTGGGATGCTGAAGTAGTGCCGATGCTCGATTTTTTTGAGTCTTTCCTTCCCAAACATTAA
- a CDS encoding S9 family peptidase, with translation MIKQRFCWIWILCLSSYTLLTAQSGYQTPPQAMVDLANAPLTPLVSVDSKGARMVFLERSEAPTIEELSQPELRLAGLRINPQTNGPSRATSFIGMSLGTVGQRETSAVKGLPANVNISYVQWSPDERKVAFANTTSQGIELWVLDVASAQAQRVGNLMLNAVLGAPFEWMPDNQQLICKLVLPSRGQAPKRSSVPEGPVIQENIGKKAPARTYQDLLKNPDDEALFAYYATAQAALVNIANGNIKNIGAAGLVLGASPSPDGRYILLETITQPFSYLVPYYRFPMKVEIRTVDDQAVKTLAQIPLQENIPTGFNAVQTGPRNHGWRADAPAVVYWVEAQDEGDPRKQVSIRDKVFALNAPFDGQPQLLAQTTLRFQDILWGDNQTALCYENWWANRQQIVRLIDPSGKAAAKVIFDRSYEDTYNDPGTPELRKNAQGRRILALDKNRNLWMTGKGASPEGDRPFVDLLNLNSLKTQRLWRSEAPYFEQPVAILDFDKQLVLTSRESPKENPNYFVRDLKKRNLTQTTFFPHPYPEYKDLEKQVLRYQRNDGVELTADLYLPLGYKKEDGPLPTFIWAYPREYKDKNAAGQVNGSPYQFVRLSIWGAIPFVTQGYAVLDNTSMPIVGEGNAQPNDSFVAQLVANVQAVIDEGVRLGVVDPNRVGAGGHSYGAFMTANLLAHSDLLRAGIARSGAYNRTLTPFGFQAEERTYWEAPEVYNTMSPFMNAHKINEPLLLIHGEADNNSGTFPIQSERLYNALKGLGATTRLVMLPHESHGYRAKESLMHMLWEMHQWLETYVKNAPKTGN, from the coding sequence ATGATAAAGCAACGATTTTGTTGGATATGGATACTCTGCCTGAGCAGCTATACCCTGCTAACGGCGCAAAGCGGTTACCAAACGCCTCCACAGGCGATGGTAGACTTGGCCAACGCCCCCCTCACCCCGCTGGTGAGTGTGGATAGTAAGGGCGCTCGAATGGTGTTTTTGGAGCGCTCCGAAGCACCCACGATTGAAGAACTTTCGCAGCCTGAGTTACGTTTGGCAGGCTTGCGCATCAATCCACAAACCAATGGCCCTAGCCGCGCTACGAGCTTTATCGGAATGAGCCTAGGTACTGTAGGCCAGCGCGAAACCAGCGCCGTCAAAGGTCTACCGGCCAACGTAAATATTAGCTATGTGCAGTGGTCGCCGGATGAGCGCAAAGTAGCATTTGCCAACACTACCAGCCAAGGCATCGAGCTTTGGGTATTGGATGTGGCCTCTGCGCAAGCGCAGCGGGTGGGCAATCTGATGCTCAATGCGGTTTTGGGAGCGCCCTTTGAGTGGATGCCTGACAACCAGCAACTCATTTGTAAGTTGGTATTGCCCAGCCGTGGCCAAGCACCCAAACGCTCAAGTGTGCCCGAGGGCCCTGTAATTCAAGAGAATATCGGCAAAAAAGCCCCTGCACGCACTTACCAAGATTTGCTCAAAAACCCTGATGATGAGGCGCTATTTGCTTATTATGCCACCGCACAGGCGGCCTTGGTCAATATTGCCAACGGCAACATAAAAAATATCGGTGCTGCTGGGCTGGTATTGGGTGCTAGCCCCTCGCCCGACGGGCGCTATATTTTGCTGGAGACGATAACGCAACCCTTCTCGTACCTCGTACCTTACTACCGCTTTCCGATGAAGGTCGAGATCCGTACTGTAGATGACCAAGCCGTCAAGACCTTAGCACAAATTCCGCTACAGGAGAATATCCCCACAGGCTTCAACGCTGTCCAAACAGGGCCTCGCAATCATGGGTGGCGTGCTGATGCACCTGCTGTTGTCTATTGGGTAGAAGCCCAAGACGAAGGCGACCCACGCAAGCAAGTATCCATCCGTGATAAGGTATTTGCCCTCAATGCGCCCTTCGACGGACAGCCACAACTACTGGCACAAACCACACTCCGCTTTCAGGACATTCTCTGGGGTGATAACCAAACTGCCCTATGCTACGAAAACTGGTGGGCTAACCGTCAGCAGATTGTCCGCCTGATAGATCCTAGTGGCAAGGCCGCTGCTAAGGTAATCTTTGACCGCTCATATGAAGATACTTACAACGACCCCGGTACACCTGAGCTTCGCAAAAACGCCCAAGGTCGACGCATACTGGCGCTCGACAAAAACCGTAACTTATGGATGACCGGCAAGGGTGCTTCGCCCGAAGGTGACCGCCCCTTTGTAGACTTGCTCAACCTCAATAGCCTCAAAACACAACGCCTATGGCGTTCCGAAGCTCCTTATTTTGAGCAGCCTGTGGCTATTCTCGATTTTGACAAGCAACTGGTACTTACCAGCCGAGAGTCGCCCAAAGAAAACCCCAATTACTTCGTGCGCGACCTCAAGAAGAGAAACCTGACCCAGACGACCTTTTTCCCACATCCTTATCCCGAGTACAAAGACCTCGAAAAGCAAGTCTTGCGTTACCAACGCAATGATGGGGTAGAGTTGACGGCCGATCTTTATCTGCCCCTTGGCTATAAAAAAGAAGATGGTCCGCTACCAACCTTTATCTGGGCTTACCCACGAGAGTACAAAGACAAAAACGCTGCCGGCCAAGTAAACGGCTCGCCATATCAATTTGTGCGCTTATCTATCTGGGGAGCGATTCCTTTCGTAACCCAAGGCTATGCCGTACTTGACAATACCTCGATGCCCATTGTGGGTGAAGGCAATGCCCAACCCAATGACAGCTTCGTAGCGCAGTTGGTAGCCAATGTGCAGGCCGTCATTGACGAAGGCGTGCGCTTAGGAGTTGTTGACCCCAACCGCGTGGGTGCAGGCGGGCACTCGTATGGGGCGTTTATGACCGCCAACCTGCTGGCACATAGCGATTTACTACGCGCCGGTATAGCCCGAAGTGGTGCCTACAACCGTACACTTACTCCTTTTGGCTTCCAAGCCGAAGAACGCACCTACTGGGAGGCTCCAGAGGTTTACAATACAATGTCGCCATTTATGAATGCCCACAAAATCAATGAACCACTCTTGCTCATCCACGGAGAGGCTGACAACAATTCGGGCACTTTCCCCATTCAGAGTGAGCGCCTTTACAATGCTCTCAAAGGTTTGGGAGCTACTACACGCCTCGTGATGCTGCCACACGAAAGCCACGGCTATCGCGCCAAGGAGTCTTTGATGCATATGTTGTGGGAAATGCATCAGTGGTTGGAGACTTATGTCAAAAACGCTCCCAAAACTGGGAACTAA
- a CDS encoding GNAT family N-acetyltransferase, with amino-acid sequence MHFNLQPILRNERVTLMPLQAQDFEEVYSIASDALIWEQHPNKNRWQRPVFETFFEGAMQSGGAFKIVDTQLNASIGSTRIYDYNPAEKSILIGYTFFHRMYWGKGFNHAVKTLMLDYLFQYVEKVGFHIGAANIRSQKSIERLGAVKMGEQEVAYFGEAPKLNFIYHIQKTDWLVRSVKL; translated from the coding sequence ATGCATTTCAATCTACAACCCATACTTCGCAACGAGCGTGTAACCCTGATGCCTCTCCAAGCCCAAGACTTTGAAGAGGTGTATAGCATCGCCTCAGATGCGCTTATTTGGGAGCAACATCCCAACAAAAATCGTTGGCAAAGGCCTGTGTTCGAGACCTTTTTTGAGGGCGCGATGCAGAGTGGCGGCGCATTCAAAATCGTAGACACACAGCTCAATGCCTCCATAGGCAGCACCCGTATTTATGATTACAACCCTGCCGAAAAGAGTATCCTGATTGGTTATACCTTTTTTCACCGGATGTACTGGGGCAAAGGGTTCAACCACGCCGTCAAAACCCTGATGCTCGACTATCTATTCCAGTATGTCGAAAAAGTGGGATTTCATATCGGCGCTGCTAACATCCGCTCTCAAAAATCTATCGAACGCTTGGGGGCTGTCAAGATGGGTGAGCAAGAGGTGGCTTATTTTGGCGAAGCACCCAAACTCAATTTTATTTATCATATCCAAAAAACAGATTGGCTGGTGAGGAGTGTGAAATTGTAG
- a CDS encoding cation-translocating P-type ATPase → MSQQNRPTTTTTTTSSPPDTAPVLQQYQSRLEGLSSQEAEQRLEQYGANILPSKPPPTVFQIFIQQFLNPLIYVLLAAAVVSALLQEWIDAAFIGVVLLFNAVIGTYQEWRAARSAEALQNLIKAKVRVRRDGKVVSVPAEELVPGDVVLLESGNRVPADMQLLQSYQLKVDEAFLTGESEPIEKNTAPIPEGVPVLEQRNRLFAGSTVFSGRAVGLVIGTAAKTEIGHISKSLQYTTSGKPPLVIRIERFSHQITYYMLGVTALLALLAFAKGYPTTEIFFISVALAVAAIPEGLPIAITVALSIGTWRMSQRNVIVRKLTAVEGLGSCTFIASDKTGTLTVNQQTLRRVVLPQGQVWQISGEGYSGEGEALPENTTDEDSRPALNYVARLGALANEGSLEKRGTQWQGQGDAMDVAILALGHKVGVLPADLKSTVKVQLEIPYESERKYAGLIYDTAEGRHATAKGALETLLPCCNAIRLPDGGSAPLDAAAITAQADALTAQGYRVLAVVDGLIDATTTPTENSLQDLQFIGLLGFIDPLRPEAAQAVADCKRAGVQVGIVTGDHPLTALAIAQELGIAKTMDEVVTGAALAEIADTEGEEFAALIGQKRVFARVSPLQKMQIVTALQNHGHFVAVTGDGVNDVPALKKAHIGVAMGSGTDLAKETAEIIVTDDNFASIKAGIEGGRHAYDNIRKVIYLLIATGAAEIMLFVCAILANTPMPLTAVQLLWVNLVTNGIQDIALAFEGREPENMRKPPRKPSEGIFDKLMISQTLIVGSTMGLTAFAAWYWMMQAGYETIHARNLVLMLLVFIENVQVFNCRSERSSVFRVPLSRNWYILGGVALAQGIHIAAMQSEWMRTILGVDVVTLHEWGTMLIVALAVLVVSEIFKLIIPHTPLRCEYTQER, encoded by the coding sequence ATGTCGCAACAAAACCGCCCCACTACTACTACCACCACGACCTCTTCGCCGCCTGATACGGCTCCTGTGCTCCAACAATACCAAAGCCGCCTAGAAGGACTTTCGAGCCAAGAAGCCGAACAACGGCTGGAGCAATATGGTGCCAATATCTTGCCTAGCAAGCCGCCTCCAACTGTTTTTCAGATCTTCATACAACAGTTTCTCAACCCTTTGATTTATGTGCTTTTAGCCGCTGCTGTGGTGTCGGCGTTGTTGCAAGAGTGGATAGATGCAGCCTTTATCGGGGTGGTGTTGCTGTTCAATGCTGTCATTGGCACTTACCAAGAGTGGCGCGCAGCCCGCAGTGCGGAAGCACTCCAAAACCTGATTAAGGCCAAGGTACGTGTCCGGCGTGACGGCAAAGTTGTGTCAGTGCCTGCTGAGGAGCTAGTCCCCGGCGATGTGGTGTTGCTGGAATCGGGTAACCGTGTGCCGGCAGATATGCAGTTGCTGCAAAGCTACCAACTCAAAGTTGATGAGGCATTTTTGACGGGAGAGTCCGAGCCGATTGAGAAAAACACAGCCCCCATCCCTGAGGGAGTACCCGTTCTGGAGCAGCGCAACCGGCTTTTTGCCGGCTCTACGGTGTTTTCGGGCAGGGCTGTAGGGCTTGTCATTGGTACGGCAGCCAAAACCGAAATTGGGCACATCAGTAAAAGCTTGCAGTACACCACTAGTGGCAAACCTCCACTGGTGATTCGGATAGAGCGTTTTTCGCACCAAATCACGTATTATATGTTGGGCGTAACGGCCCTATTGGCCTTGTTGGCTTTTGCCAAAGGGTATCCTACTACAGAGATTTTCTTTATTTCGGTGGCCTTGGCCGTAGCAGCCATCCCAGAGGGCTTGCCCATTGCCATTACGGTAGCCTTGTCGATAGGGACTTGGCGGATGTCGCAGCGCAATGTGATTGTCCGTAAGCTCACAGCGGTAGAAGGCTTGGGTAGTTGTACTTTTATTGCTAGTGACAAAACCGGCACCCTGACCGTAAACCAACAAACGCTGCGGCGTGTGGTGTTGCCACAGGGGCAGGTGTGGCAAATTAGTGGGGAGGGGTACAGCGGCGAGGGCGAAGCCCTACCCGAAAACACTACCGACGAAGACAGCCGCCCGGCGCTCAATTATGTGGCTAGGCTGGGGGCATTGGCCAACGAAGGTTCGCTCGAAAAACGCGGCACACAGTGGCAGGGGCAAGGCGATGCGATGGATGTGGCTATCTTGGCGCTAGGGCACAAAGTGGGCGTACTGCCCGCCGACCTCAAATCGACGGTAAAGGTACAGCTCGAAATTCCTTATGAGTCAGAACGCAAGTATGCCGGACTGATTTATGACACTGCCGAAGGCCGACACGCCACCGCCAAGGGAGCACTCGAAACTTTGCTGCCCTGCTGCAATGCTATCCGTTTGCCCGATGGAGGCAGTGCACCACTCGATGCCGCTGCCATTACAGCACAAGCAGATGCCCTGACGGCGCAAGGTTACCGCGTGTTGGCGGTAGTAGATGGGCTAATTGATGCAACAACAACCCCTACAGAGAACTCCCTCCAAGACTTACAGTTTATTGGGCTTTTGGGCTTTATAGACCCGCTACGCCCCGAAGCCGCACAGGCCGTAGCCGACTGTAAACGTGCTGGCGTACAGGTAGGCATCGTTACCGGAGACCATCCCCTCACTGCCTTGGCCATTGCCCAAGAGTTGGGGATTGCCAAAACAATGGATGAAGTGGTCACCGGAGCTGCTCTCGCCGAAATAGCAGATACCGAAGGGGAGGAGTTTGCCGCGCTCATCGGTCAAAAGCGGGTGTTTGCAAGGGTATCTCCCCTGCAAAAAATGCAGATTGTTACTGCTTTACAAAATCATGGACACTTTGTGGCCGTTACCGGAGATGGGGTGAATGATGTACCGGCACTCAAAAAGGCCCATATCGGCGTAGCCATGGGCAGCGGTACTGACTTGGCCAAGGAGACCGCCGAAATCATTGTTACGGATGATAACTTTGCTTCTATCAAGGCTGGTATTGAAGGAGGGCGACACGCCTACGACAATATCCGCAAGGTCATCTACCTGCTCATAGCTACCGGAGCTGCCGAGATTATGCTCTTTGTTTGCGCTATCTTGGCCAATACACCAATGCCTCTGACGGCAGTGCAGCTGCTCTGGGTCAATTTAGTAACCAACGGCATCCAAGATATTGCCCTTGCCTTTGAAGGGCGGGAGCCTGAAAATATGCGCAAACCGCCTCGCAAACCTTCTGAAGGTATTTTTGACAAACTGATGATTAGCCAAACCTTGATTGTAGGCAGTACGATGGGCTTGACAGCGTTTGCAGCTTGGTATTGGATGATGCAGGCCGGCTACGAAACCATTCATGCCCGCAATCTGGTGCTGATGCTCTTGGTATTTATCGAAAATGTACAGGTGTTCAACTGCCGCTCGGAGCGTAGCTCGGTGTTTCGTGTGCCGCTCAGCCGTAACTGGTACATCCTTGGTGGGGTTGCGCTGGCGCAAGGTATCCACATTGCCGCAATGCAAAGCGAATGGATGCGCACCATCCTTGGGGTTGATGTGGTTACGCTCCATGAGTGGGGGACGATGTTGATAGTTGCCTTGGCTGTGTTGGTTGTATCCGAAATCTTCAAACTAATCATACCCCATACACCGCTGCGCTGCGAATACACCCAAGAACGCTAG
- a CDS encoding T9SS type A sorting domain-containing protein, whose translation MCSFKSVWFPFFRNHISASVVGMLLSLSGLYGQSLGDYRTNGAVNFSTATNWQRYNGSTWVAASAAPNFNDGLILIRNGHTADINVAVTLDQVVIESGGVLARSTASTDLTINDGVGHDIVIQNGGLFLHSSSNVAPLGTGTIEIQGGGMIRITNNTGGQAYRYANNQDITFAARMFWQHEAIFETSVFGAYPTANITYFPNVSAGVFPIFRQGVTLGLVGANTPTTFRGTYEANGNITFNNTGEKRFLGGLRIGAGAEVSQSTTCGLFVVEREIGGPGAIVLQNGNIHLNQVRLTNNIRIDNNSTDPGTALITTQNAVDFSTFVLSGTANFSAQDTLKTANAQGFSATAALGSVQNTGTRNFATVIGFRFYGTTNQVTGSGLPAAIQWLEIDNTQTVTLSQNLDVSGYVQLRNGTFALQNSRLRLLSADNQPLRRTNGRLQTTASSSLQLGNAATAGGAALVLSSDFFTANPAPLQDFTLFRNNGLSLLNLDLRIHGTLTVGRGVLNLQQQIIDLGNDGVLSEDYLNNHVVTDLSTGLNETNKGGYLLFQNRTVGSTIPNNIAGSGVFIARSNTDITLDVRRYHYAALGFSILRVYSIQLTAGTINAGNTATVRIAYPLLALNGHPAADLQVYRNAGGGWQELGRNPSQTSLANQWVGLENIQSFSDWTLAPENSPLPIDLLRWEVDIHPQNPQHARLRWTVRPLQTDTISYWIDKSTNLQIDNTHPIVHLRVSQNLRNSPVQYQAIDTAFQQSAYYRLRWYDQGRLRHSEWRYLAKNNTNAQDWVLYPNPTPYTLSLKGGPSPDEYCTILLLDIQGRQLWQQSGAFELVWQQLNEQLIRLSSGPYLLKIETRFQQWNSRFQKE comes from the coding sequence ATGTGCAGTTTTAAGTCGGTTTGGTTTCCCTTCTTCAGAAATCATATCAGCGCTTCGGTAGTGGGGATGCTATTGAGCTTAAGTGGGCTTTATGGGCAAAGCCTAGGGGATTATCGCACCAATGGTGCTGTCAATTTTTCTACTGCTACCAACTGGCAGCGATACAATGGCAGTACTTGGGTAGCCGCCTCCGCCGCTCCCAACTTCAACGACGGCCTCATCCTCATCCGTAATGGCCATACCGCCGATATAAATGTCGCCGTTACCCTCGATCAAGTAGTGATTGAAAGTGGTGGCGTTTTGGCACGAAGCACAGCCTCTACAGACTTGACCATCAATGATGGGGTGGGCCACGACATTGTCATCCAAAATGGTGGGTTATTTTTGCACAGCAGCAGCAATGTTGCCCCCTTAGGCACTGGTACTATCGAAATACAGGGCGGAGGGATGATTCGAATAACCAACAATACCGGCGGACAGGCATACCGTTATGCCAACAACCAAGACATAACTTTTGCGGCACGAATGTTTTGGCAGCACGAAGCCATTTTTGAAACCTCAGTTTTTGGTGCTTATCCTACTGCTAACATAACTTACTTCCCCAATGTCTCCGCCGGGGTGTTTCCTATTTTTAGACAAGGTGTCACGCTAGGCCTAGTAGGGGCGAATACCCCTACTACCTTCAGAGGCACTTATGAGGCCAATGGTAATATCACTTTCAATAATACTGGTGAAAAACGGTTTTTGGGCGGCTTGCGGATAGGTGCCGGAGCAGAGGTCAGTCAAAGTACTACTTGTGGGCTTTTTGTGGTAGAACGCGAGATTGGCGGCCCTGGGGCAATTGTCTTACAAAATGGCAATATACACCTCAACCAAGTCCGCTTGACAAACAACATCCGTATTGACAACAACAGCACGGACCCCGGTACAGCGCTCATCACCACACAGAATGCCGTAGACTTCAGCACTTTCGTACTGAGTGGTACGGCCAACTTCAGCGCTCAAGACACCCTCAAAACAGCCAATGCTCAGGGCTTTAGCGCTACAGCAGCACTAGGGAGCGTACAAAACACAGGCACACGTAATTTTGCCACTGTCATTGGCTTTCGGTTTTATGGTACAACCAATCAAGTAACCGGCTCGGGGCTGCCCGCAGCCATCCAATGGCTTGAAATAGACAATACCCAGACCGTAACCCTAAGTCAGAATCTGGATGTAAGTGGCTATGTCCAGCTACGCAATGGTACTTTTGCACTTCAAAATAGCCGGCTCAGGTTACTCTCTGCTGATAATCAGCCTTTAAGACGCACCAACGGTCGACTACAAACGACTGCAAGCTCAAGCCTTCAGTTGGGCAATGCGGCGACTGCCGGAGGGGCAGCCCTTGTGCTTTCCAGCGATTTTTTCACAGCCAACCCAGCTCCATTACAGGATTTTACACTCTTTCGTAACAATGGACTAAGCTTGCTTAATTTGGACTTACGCATCCACGGCACGCTGACTGTCGGGCGGGGTGTGCTTAACCTCCAACAACAAATCATTGACCTTGGTAATGATGGTGTGCTGTCTGAAGACTATCTCAACAATCACGTGGTTACCGATCTCAGTACCGGACTCAATGAAACCAACAAAGGCGGTTATTTACTTTTCCAAAACCGTACAGTAGGCAGCACAATACCAAACAACATAGCAGGGTCGGGGGTGTTTATTGCCCGTAGCAACACAGACATCACCCTTGATGTGCGTCGTTATCATTATGCCGCCCTAGGATTCAGTATTCTAAGGGTCTACAGTATCCAACTTACCGCAGGGACTATCAACGCAGGCAATACTGCTACCGTGCGTATTGCCTATCCATTGTTGGCACTCAACGGGCACCCTGCTGCGGACTTGCAGGTATACCGTAATGCCGGTGGCGGTTGGCAAGAGTTGGGGCGAAACCCATCTCAAACAAGCTTGGCCAATCAATGGGTCGGTTTGGAGAATATCCAAAGTTTTTCAGATTGGACACTGGCTCCCGAAAATTCCCCCTTACCTATTGACTTACTTCGTTGGGAGGTGGACATCCACCCACAAAATCCACAACACGCCCGCCTACGCTGGACTGTCAGGCCTCTACAAACGGATACCATCAGCTATTGGATAGACAAAAGTACAAACCTCCAGATAGACAATACACACCCCATTGTACACCTCAGGGTATCTCAAAACCTCCGTAATAGTCCGGTACAATACCAAGCCATTGATACAGCCTTTCAACAGTCAGCCTATTACCGCTTGCGCTGGTATGACCAAGGCCGGCTACGCCACAGTGAATGGCGTTATTTGGCCAAAAACAACACAAATGCGCAAGATTGGGTGCTTTACCCAAACCCTACTCCTTACACACTCTCCCTCAAAGGCGGCCCTAGCCCTGATGAGTACTGTACCATCTTGTTGTTGGATATACAAGGACGACAACTGTGGCAACAATCTGGGGCATTTGAGCTAGTATGGCAACAACTCAATGAGCAATTAATACGCTTATCATCAGGGCCTTATCTTCTAAAAATAGAAACAAGATTCCAACAATGGAACAGTCGATTTCAGAAAGAATAG